The proteins below are encoded in one region of Pseudoalteromonas ulvae UL12:
- a CDS encoding GNAT family N-acetyltransferase, giving the protein MSEVEQEETIKAVYLTAEDINIAASLLYQAYHDDPLLQDILHAKSSDPQSYEKKLRALIREELNSFWQGHQPLIGIMKGDTLKAVACMIKSATELQAERYWHWRLKLMLSAGYLTTQQLIEKEKTIRQELAQYDHYFYLAFIAVAPGLQKQGYGRYLLRALDDLVASTANSSGVAVYVTRDELTGLFISEGFESLKPLEFNQISGQLLFKHK; this is encoded by the coding sequence ATGTCCGAAGTTGAGCAAGAAGAAACCATAAAAGCTGTCTATTTAACTGCAGAAGACATAAATATAGCAGCAAGTTTACTTTATCAAGCCTATCATGATGATCCTCTACTACAAGATATTCTTCATGCCAAATCGAGCGATCCACAGAGCTATGAAAAAAAGCTCAGAGCGCTCATTCGCGAAGAGCTCAATAGCTTTTGGCAAGGTCACCAACCACTGATTGGTATTATGAAGGGTGACACGCTTAAAGCTGTTGCGTGTATGATTAAATCCGCCACCGAGCTACAAGCAGAGCGATATTGGCATTGGCGACTAAAGTTGATGCTCAGTGCGGGGTATCTGACTACGCAGCAATTGATTGAAAAAGAAAAGACCATCCGCCAAGAACTGGCTCAATATGATCATTACTTTTATCTTGCATTTATCGCCGTTGCGCCTGGTTTGCAAAAACAAGGCTATGGACGTTATTTGTTAAGAGCATTGGATGACTTAGTTGCGAGCACCGCTAATTCTAGCGGTGTCGCGGTCTATGTAACACGCGATGAGTTAACTGGTTTATTTATTTCAGAAGGTTTTGAGAGTCTCAAACCTCTGGAGTTTAATCAGATCAGCGGTCAGTTATTGTTTAAACATAAGTAA
- a CDS encoding class I SAM-dependent methyltransferase, with amino-acid sequence MKPALSFRYAPKPENWQQFPHGDYIQSEIERKLTPWLSRIFGYHLLKLGSLSGLTDTSACCIKHQVCVAPNSDYAGVIADIDELPFFEHSVDACLLSHCLEYYSDPHHILREAHRTLIPGGYIIISGFNPLSACGLARLLPFSRQKLPWSGRFFTPARVKDWLHLLGFEVLEDERFIFSSLARGKRLSRFDAWQRFCKQYLKPTGSVYLIVARKRVTPLTPIKPKWHARPQFNPAVKAGLRSSIKHSSVEAKK; translated from the coding sequence TTGAAACCTGCGTTGAGCTTTCGTTATGCTCCAAAACCTGAAAATTGGCAGCAATTCCCTCATGGTGATTACATTCAAAGTGAAATTGAACGTAAATTAACTCCTTGGTTGAGCCGGATCTTTGGTTATCATTTACTGAAATTAGGGAGTTTAAGCGGCTTAACGGACACCTCAGCGTGTTGTATTAAACATCAAGTGTGTGTGGCGCCCAACAGTGATTATGCAGGTGTTATCGCTGATATTGATGAACTGCCTTTCTTTGAGCATTCGGTTGATGCTTGTTTATTAAGCCATTGCCTTGAGTATTACAGCGATCCCCATCATATCTTGCGCGAAGCGCATCGTACTTTGATCCCTGGTGGTTATATTATCATTAGTGGCTTTAATCCATTGAGTGCTTGTGGGTTAGCCCGTTTATTACCCTTTAGTCGGCAAAAATTACCTTGGAGTGGTCGCTTTTTTACACCTGCGCGAGTAAAAGATTGGCTGCATTTATTAGGATTTGAAGTACTCGAAGATGAACGCTTTATTTTTTCGTCTTTAGCAAGGGGGAAACGCTTATCTCGGTTCGACGCATGGCAACGTTTTTGTAAGCAATATTTAAAACCAACAGGGAGTGTGTATTTAATTGTTGCTCGAAAACGCGTCACCCCCCTGACTCCGATTAAACCAAAATGGCATGCAAGGCCGCAATTTAACCCCGCCGTTAAAGCAGGGCTTCGTAGTTCA
- a CDS encoding LysM peptidoglycan-binding domain-containing protein, which produces MKKSTALVAALLVSGCQMTDEPHIVEINEQTPADYPAAQPYEVVNALTLDALSEQQADLEELPVFDDVWERIRYQLSIPVPQNRPIVTERNYYNKHQRYLDRISKRASPYLYYIVEEVEKRQMPIELALLPIVESAFDPFGYSHRSASGIWQFMPETGERFNLKQNWWYDGRRDIVESTRAALDYLSYLHKTLEGDWLNAIAAYNSGEGRVSRAIQKNRKKHLPTDFWSLDLPKETTAYVPKLLALADLLKRQDEFKVKWDPIVNAQVVDVVDVGSQIDLALAAEMAGMNITELYRLNPGFNRWATDPDGPHTLLLPLDSIEQFSQQLAKTDHKQRIRWQHYTVQKGDSLSVIASRFDTSTQSIQTLNELDSHIIRVGQALLVPLSEGNIDNEQLTAKMRKATAPTKKQTVHYRVKKGDTLWDISNAHDVTIQQLANWNKLSANAILKLNQKLVIHKTLQDNQPSRLAQSARSITYKVRKGDSLARIASKFKVSVEDIVKWNKIDSQKYLQPGQKLKLNIDVKRT; this is translated from the coding sequence ATAAAAAAATCGACCGCCTTAGTTGCAGCGCTACTTGTTTCAGGCTGCCAAATGACTGACGAACCGCACATTGTTGAAATCAATGAGCAAACCCCTGCAGATTATCCTGCAGCGCAGCCCTATGAAGTGGTTAATGCACTCACTCTTGATGCGTTATCGGAGCAACAAGCTGATTTAGAAGAACTCCCTGTATTTGATGATGTGTGGGAGCGTATTCGTTATCAACTGAGCATTCCTGTGCCGCAAAATCGCCCTATTGTGACTGAACGCAATTACTATAATAAACATCAACGCTATTTAGATCGCATTTCAAAGCGCGCATCTCCGTATTTATATTATATTGTTGAAGAAGTCGAAAAACGTCAAATGCCAATTGAACTGGCATTATTACCCATTGTAGAAAGTGCTTTTGACCCTTTTGGTTATTCCCATCGCTCAGCTTCTGGGATTTGGCAGTTTATGCCTGAAACAGGTGAGCGCTTTAACTTAAAACAAAATTGGTGGTATGACGGACGCCGCGATATTGTCGAATCAACTCGGGCTGCGTTGGATTATTTATCATATTTACACAAAACCCTTGAAGGTGATTGGCTAAACGCCATCGCTGCGTATAACTCAGGGGAAGGACGAGTCTCTCGTGCTATTCAAAAAAATCGTAAAAAACATTTACCGACTGACTTTTGGTCGCTCGATTTACCAAAAGAAACCACTGCATACGTTCCTAAGTTGTTAGCATTAGCGGACTTATTAAAGCGCCAAGATGAATTTAAAGTAAAATGGGATCCGATCGTCAATGCTCAAGTCGTCGATGTGGTCGATGTAGGTTCACAAATAGATTTAGCCCTTGCTGCCGAAATGGCGGGGATGAATATCACTGAATTATATCGGCTTAATCCGGGTTTTAACCGTTGGGCGACCGATCCAGATGGTCCACATACTCTGTTGTTACCTCTAGATAGTATTGAACAATTTAGTCAGCAACTTGCTAAAACTGATCATAAGCAGCGTATTCGCTGGCAACATTATACAGTGCAAAAAGGCGATAGTTTATCTGTGATAGCCAGTCGCTTTGATACAAGTACACAATCAATTCAAACGCTTAATGAGCTAGACTCTCACATTATTCGAGTAGGCCAAGCATTATTGGTCCCGCTGAGTGAGGGCAATATTGATAATGAACAACTGACAGCTAAAATGCGCAAAGCCACAGCGCCAACTAAAAAACAAACAGTTCATTATCGTGTTAAAAAAGGCGATACACTTTGGGATATTAGTAACGCACACGATGTCACAATACAGCAGCTCGCTAACTGGAATAAACTTTCAGCGAATGCCATTTTGAAATTAAATCAAAAGTTAGTGATTCATAAGACATTGCAAGATAACCAGCCATCGCGTTTAGCTCAATCGGCTCGTTCCATTACTTACAAAGTCAGAAAAGGTGACTCTCTCGCTCGGATCGCGTCAAAATTCAAAGTTTCTGTCGAAGATATTGTGAAATGGAACAAGATTGATTCTCAAAAATATTTACAGCCAGGTCAAAAGCTTAAGCTAAATATTGACGTCAAGCGTACATAA
- the queF gene encoding NADPH-dependent 7-cyano-7-deazaguanine reductase QueF (Catalyzes the NADPH-dependent reduction of 7-cyano-7-deazaguanine (preQ0) to 7-aminomethyl-7-deazaguanine (preQ1) in queuosine biosynthesis) has protein sequence MTDYENSPELKGTLLGQETQYKDQYDASLLFPIARKLNRDELNIDEATLPFYGEDTWTGYELSWLNNKGKPQVAVAEFVFPCQSSHIIESKSFKLYLNSFNQTRFASQEIVQDLLVKDLSAGCNAPVEVRIYGPEVFNCIANTPMPGVCIDDLDIEVDCYDLNKQLLQLAPSQNTVTETLHSHLLKSNCLITSQPDWASIVIRYTGKQICHESLLRYLISFRSHNEFHEQCVERIYCDIQQQLGISELEVYARYTRRGGLDINPFRSNRQNKTSFSLKINRQ, from the coding sequence ATGACAGATTACGAAAATTCGCCAGAACTAAAAGGCACCTTACTTGGGCAAGAAACACAATACAAAGATCAATACGATGCCAGCTTGCTCTTTCCAATCGCCCGTAAATTAAATCGCGACGAGTTGAATATTGATGAAGCCACACTTCCTTTTTATGGTGAAGATACCTGGACCGGCTATGAGCTTTCTTGGCTTAACAATAAAGGAAAACCACAAGTCGCGGTGGCTGAGTTTGTTTTCCCATGCCAAAGCAGTCATATCATTGAGTCAAAATCCTTCAAGCTTTATTTGAACAGCTTCAATCAAACTCGGTTTGCTTCTCAAGAAATCGTCCAAGATCTGTTAGTCAAAGACTTAAGCGCTGGCTGTAACGCCCCTGTAGAAGTCAGAATATATGGCCCTGAGGTTTTTAATTGCATCGCAAACACCCCTATGCCCGGTGTATGCATTGATGACTTAGATATTGAGGTCGATTGCTATGATTTAAACAAGCAGCTGTTACAATTGGCTCCTAGCCAAAATACAGTGACAGAAACTCTGCATAGCCATTTGCTTAAATCTAATTGTTTGATTACTTCACAGCCCGACTGGGCCAGTATCGTAATTCGTTATACTGGCAAACAGATTTGCCATGAAAGCTTACTGCGTTATTTGATTTCATTTCGCAGCCATAATGAGTTCCACGAGCAATGTGTCGAGCGGATTTATTGTGATATTCAGCAGCAATTAGGTATTAGTGAATTAGAAGTCTACGCACGATATACGCGCCGAGGCGGGCTTGATATCAATCCATTTCGTTCAAATAGACAAAATAAGACCTCGTTTTCATTAAAGATTAACCGTCAGTAA
- a CDS encoding YqcC family protein: MKDTQVAQLLNELESALKAAKLWQPQAPSQAALLSSAPFCCDTLSFSQWLQFIFIEKMRFMIAAKVPLPTSIALLPMAEQSWSAQSEDYTVLLAIVAQLDNTICGVIS, from the coding sequence TTGAAAGACACGCAAGTCGCACAATTATTGAATGAATTAGAGTCTGCACTTAAGGCTGCGAAATTGTGGCAACCTCAGGCACCTTCGCAAGCGGCGTTACTTTCGAGCGCCCCATTTTGCTGCGATACCTTGTCTTTTTCGCAGTGGTTACAGTTTATTTTTATAGAAAAAATGCGCTTTATGATAGCGGCTAAAGTGCCTTTGCCAACAAGTATAGCATTGTTGCCAATGGCTGAACAAAGTTGGTCAGCGCAATCTGAAGACTATACGGTACTTCTGGCTATAGTGGCGCAGCTTGATAACACCATTTGTGGCGTAATATCTTGA
- the gloB gene encoding hydroxyacylglutathione hydrolase, giving the protein MLQVKPILAFDDNYIWAIIHPEKKQCVVVDPGQAEPVKQFLAAEQLQLSAIIITHHHWDHTNGVASLVTEYPDLVIYGPSDSPFKGITQPLVDQQTFTLKCIELSFTIIATPGHTLDHICYYAEQQNWLFCGDTLFSGGCGRLFEGTPEQMHLSLNKLKTLPSHTHVYCTHEYTLSNLTFAQAAEPDNQALISYNHTVTEQRNLNICTLPSSIGLECAINPFLRADLPHLSQYIPSEYAKAPQSSLDVFTALRRWKDHF; this is encoded by the coding sequence ATGCTGCAAGTGAAACCTATCTTGGCGTTCGATGATAATTATATCTGGGCGATCATTCATCCAGAGAAAAAACAGTGTGTCGTGGTCGATCCGGGGCAAGCTGAACCAGTAAAGCAATTTTTAGCCGCAGAGCAATTACAATTAAGCGCGATCATAATTACTCACCATCATTGGGATCACACCAATGGTGTTGCTTCACTCGTAACTGAGTATCCTGATTTAGTCATCTATGGCCCAAGTGACAGCCCATTTAAAGGCATCACCCAACCTTTAGTCGATCAGCAAACATTCACTCTTAAATGCATCGAGTTAAGCTTTACAATCATCGCCACGCCCGGTCATACATTAGATCATATTTGCTACTATGCTGAGCAGCAAAACTGGCTATTTTGTGGTGATACTTTATTTAGTGGGGGCTGCGGACGTTTGTTTGAAGGCACACCCGAACAAATGCACTTATCATTAAACAAACTAAAAACCTTACCTAGTCATACTCACGTTTACTGCACACATGAATATACCCTCAGTAACTTAACCTTTGCACAAGCTGCAGAGCCAGATAATCAAGCACTAATAAGTTACAACCACACTGTAACTGAACAGCGAAACTTAAACATATGTACGTTACCAAGCAGCATCGGGTTAGAGTGCGCCATTAACCCTTTTTTAAGAGCCGACTTGCCTCATTTAAGCCAATATATCCCGTCAGAGTATGCAAAAGCACCTCAATCGAGCCTAGACGTGTTTACCGCGCTACGCCGTTGGAAGGACCACTTTTAG
- the truC gene encoding tRNA pseudouridine(65) synthase TruC, with the protein MLNILFQDEYYVAIDKPSGLLVHRSFLDKHETQFAMQMLRDQLGQHVFPVHRLDRPTSGVLLFALSSEAARKMNEVFANHQMTKRYLALVRGFAPEHRLVDRPLKEELDKIADKFADQNKAPQEAQTEFRCLRQAVLSIPLGKYPSIRYSLVECYPKTGRKHQIRRHLNYLAYPIIGDVNHGDNQHNHFFWQHFNLQRLMLFAQQLSFTHPYTDEYIHLEAPLGDTALEVFKRLGWPDEEQAYL; encoded by the coding sequence ATGTTAAATATTCTTTTTCAAGATGAATATTATGTGGCGATTGATAAGCCTTCAGGGTTATTGGTTCATCGTTCATTTTTAGATAAGCATGAAACGCAATTTGCGATGCAAATGCTTCGCGATCAATTAGGGCAGCACGTTTTTCCTGTCCATCGTTTAGATCGACCGACTTCTGGTGTGCTGCTATTTGCGCTAAGTTCAGAAGCAGCGCGAAAAATGAATGAGGTATTTGCCAACCATCAAATGACTAAACGTTATTTGGCGTTAGTACGCGGCTTTGCACCTGAACATAGATTGGTAGATAGACCGCTCAAAGAAGAACTCGACAAAATCGCAGATAAATTTGCCGATCAAAATAAAGCACCACAAGAAGCGCAAACTGAGTTTCGTTGTTTACGCCAAGCGGTTTTATCAATACCTCTTGGTAAATACCCTTCGATCCGTTATTCATTAGTTGAATGTTACCCAAAAACAGGTAGAAAACACCAAATTCGGCGCCATTTGAATTACTTAGCATATCCCATTATTGGTGATGTTAATCATGGTGATAACCAGCATAATCATTTTTTTTGGCAGCATTTTAATTTACAACGCTTAATGTTATTTGCACAGCAGCTGAGTTTCACCCATCCTTACACGGATGAATATATTCACCTTGAAGCGCCTTTAGGGGACACGGCATTAGAAGTATTCAAGCGGTTAGGGTGGCCTGACGAAGAGCAAGCCTATTTATAA
- a CDS encoding type 2 periplasmic-binding domain-containing protein has product MRHKITWLVLITVCLSAISSFANEQPMLVRFSAPASDYIAELVVLALDKSGVSYRCEAVNNVPSQTRAIRLLGKENGLDLSWHVTNYDLEEQAKAVLIPIDKGLLGYRIAVIRSETPDLFAKIHSRYDMRNINFGLGFDWADLAVFSDNGIKTTQISDNSQQFNMLSLGRFDALPLSVLELNETKLAAGTMLDEHVVIRYPSATYFFVAKENKALHSALTNGLKRAAIDGSWQQLFDKHFTTHILAAHLAKRRIIELENDTLPRTAPLDEAIYWYSKK; this is encoded by the coding sequence ATGCGGCATAAGATTACTTGGCTTGTTTTAATCACTGTTTGCTTGTCAGCCATCAGCTCTTTTGCAAATGAGCAGCCTATGCTGGTGCGTTTTTCCGCCCCTGCGAGTGATTATATTGCCGAGCTGGTGGTCTTAGCGCTAGATAAATCTGGTGTTTCGTATCGTTGTGAGGCCGTTAACAATGTACCAAGTCAGACGCGAGCAATTCGATTATTAGGTAAAGAGAATGGCCTCGATTTATCTTGGCATGTGACAAACTATGACCTCGAAGAGCAGGCCAAAGCAGTGTTAATCCCAATTGATAAGGGGTTGTTAGGTTATCGTATCGCGGTGATCCGCTCAGAGACTCCGGATTTATTTGCCAAGATCCATAGTCGTTATGATATGAGAAACATTAATTTTGGCTTAGGGTTTGACTGGGCTGATTTAGCTGTTTTTAGTGATAATGGCATTAAAACGACGCAAATTAGCGACAATAGCCAACAATTTAATATGTTGTCATTAGGGCGCTTTGATGCCTTACCTCTGAGTGTACTGGAACTTAATGAGACTAAGCTAGCAGCTGGAACTATGTTAGATGAGCATGTCGTGATTCGTTACCCTTCAGCAACATACTTTTTTGTCGCAAAAGAGAATAAAGCATTGCATAGCGCATTAACAAATGGACTGAAACGCGCAGCAATCGATGGGAGTTGGCAACAGCTATTTGATAAACATTTTACGACACACATTCTAGCTGCTCACTTAGCTAAGCGCCGTATTATAGAGTTAGAAAATGACACTTTGCCAAGAACAGCACCGCTTGATGAAGCAATATATTGGTATTCAAAAAAATAA
- a CDS encoding peptidylprolyl isomerase → MTKKIKTLCSAICLASGLNAVAVHALDKVRSPSEIIANAPDSDWQVLDLDNTLLLELATGTVVIELNPLLAPNHVENIKKLAREGFYQGLNMYRFVEGFVAQGGDANETKKVTTAKKSLQAEFYHLSTKPLTMTLVDTQDGYADKTGFINGFAVAQNQQGTQTWQTHCVGTFAMARSNEAGSGGTEFYVALGVLRYLDRNITAFGRVIDGMEHLQRLSRKPSDESKAAARVFNPITNMQVAADVKDLAKKYEIMKTDSTSFKELIKARRNRPGAWFIETPNYTDVCAVSVPSRPLAEK, encoded by the coding sequence ATGACCAAAAAAATAAAAACACTGTGCTCTGCGATTTGCTTAGCGTCTGGTTTAAATGCCGTAGCTGTACACGCGTTAGATAAAGTCAGAAGCCCAAGCGAGATCATTGCCAACGCACCTGATTCAGATTGGCAAGTATTGGATTTGGACAACACCTTGTTACTTGAACTCGCCACCGGCACTGTGGTGATTGAACTGAATCCGCTTTTAGCGCCAAATCATGTTGAGAATATTAAAAAGCTCGCCCGTGAAGGATTTTATCAAGGACTCAACATGTACCGCTTTGTTGAAGGGTTTGTAGCGCAAGGGGGCGATGCCAATGAAACAAAAAAAGTAACCACTGCAAAAAAATCGCTACAAGCGGAATTTTATCACCTCTCTACTAAACCGTTAACAATGACGCTAGTGGATACACAAGATGGTTATGCGGACAAAACCGGCTTTATAAACGGCTTTGCTGTAGCACAGAATCAACAAGGTACACAGACTTGGCAAACCCATTGTGTGGGGACATTTGCAATGGCTCGCAGCAATGAAGCAGGCAGTGGCGGCACTGAGTTCTATGTTGCTTTAGGGGTTTTACGTTACCTGGATCGAAATATTACGGCCTTTGGGCGGGTGATTGATGGCATGGAGCATTTACAGCGCTTATCACGAAAACCCAGTGATGAGAGCAAAGCGGCTGCCCGAGTATTCAATCCTATTACCAATATGCAAGTGGCTGCTGATGTTAAAGATTTGGCTAAAAAATATGAAATAATGAAAACAGATTCGACTTCGTTTAAAGAGTTGATCAAAGCCCGTCGTAATCGCCCAGGCGCTTGGTTTATTGAAACACCCAATTATACCGATGTGTGTGCTGTTAGCGTACCTTCTCGCCCGTTAGCTGAAAAATAA
- a CDS encoding DUF3549 family protein, giving the protein MDKNIATLAQLLDAAGTQWRVYDIGRRIAKIDKTTFTKIENADIPYPFPLQQHAFLAIQFWDPKASKEPYIWFLKLPLDEQSKLIQASRNHFASMVIEALGTQLTGDDQQAGQLDNNPYVFTPNANKRAAFNALMKVELNQPASIYYEHVQLYFSGKLGFDDWQSLALQGLADFVMRLDKDQNEANLITALSDIPEDVIAPLSALLEHVAISTVLAEALFHLGKQAVNNEHTSLTVHYLRAISFAPATGLTAQLIDCILANPLGQQTDVQLTIAGRCWQHLQQPERLHLYMDLIAQNKTEPTLFAGIFADLVAISTIRPHILALLRIENRSEQLARAIGSLFK; this is encoded by the coding sequence ATGGATAAAAATATCGCCACTTTGGCCCAATTACTTGATGCAGCTGGTACACAATGGCGTGTATATGATATTGGTCGTCGTATTGCAAAAATCGATAAAACAACGTTTACAAAAATTGAAAATGCCGACATTCCATATCCATTTCCTCTGCAACAGCATGCATTTTTAGCAATTCAATTTTGGGATCCTAAGGCATCAAAAGAGCCGTATATCTGGTTTTTAAAATTGCCTTTAGATGAGCAAAGTAAACTCATTCAGGCCAGCAGAAACCACTTCGCATCTATGGTCATTGAGGCACTCGGCACACAATTGACTGGGGACGACCAGCAAGCTGGCCAACTTGATAACAACCCTTATGTATTTACGCCAAATGCCAATAAACGCGCTGCGTTTAATGCATTGATGAAAGTAGAGCTAAATCAACCAGCTTCTATTTACTATGAACACGTACAGTTGTATTTCTCCGGTAAACTTGGTTTTGATGATTGGCAAAGCTTAGCACTTCAAGGGCTTGCCGATTTTGTGATGCGTTTGGATAAAGACCAAAATGAGGCAAATTTAATTACGGCACTAAGTGACATCCCAGAAGATGTGATAGCTCCCCTTTCAGCCTTACTTGAGCATGTTGCTATTTCGACAGTGTTAGCTGAGGCGTTATTCCATTTAGGCAAACAAGCTGTCAATAATGAACACACCTCTTTAACAGTTCATTATTTAAGAGCGATTTCTTTTGCGCCAGCGACAGGTTTAACAGCTCAATTAATCGACTGTATTTTAGCCAACCCACTTGGCCAACAAACCGATGTGCAACTAACTATCGCTGGCAGATGTTGGCAGCACTTACAGCAGCCAGAACGACTTCATTTGTACATGGATCTCATCGCTCAAAATAAAACTGAACCGACTCTATTTGCCGGTATTTTTGCTGATTTAGTTGCGATTAGTACCATTAGACCCCATATATTAGCCTTATTACGGATAGAAAATCGCAGTGAACAGTTAGCACGTGCGATTGGGAGTTTATTTAAATAG
- a CDS encoding DUF3301 domain-containing protein → MFTLWMLMLSAAVIYFFWQNRKIAEAAWLHAENQAKQLNVQLLSIACIKRRIGILKNGKPGIKSQFLFEFSSDGETKYQGELEFEDIKLVNSTIPPYRM, encoded by the coding sequence ATGTTTACTTTATGGATGTTAATGCTCAGTGCAGCTGTGATTTATTTTTTTTGGCAAAATCGAAAAATAGCTGAAGCCGCTTGGCTACACGCTGAAAACCAAGCAAAACAATTAAATGTTCAACTGCTTAGCATAGCCTGTATAAAAAGGCGGATTGGCATCCTAAAAAATGGTAAACCTGGCATTAAAAGTCAGTTTCTATTTGAGTTTTCAAGTGATGGTGAAACGAAATATCAAGGAGAGCTTGAATTTGAGGACATCAAACTCGTCAACAGCACCATTCCCCCTTACCGCATGTGA
- a CDS encoding flavodoxin domain-containing protein, producing the protein MAKISVLVGTVYGSAKALSEQLIAKIHSEGHEVELLHEYSVEAIKQSHVLLCVTSTTGQGEIPDDLAPLIEQLQRLQPSLNTKRFAVIGLGDSSYGETFCGAGRQVDKVFEQLSAQRILPRLEIDACEYFEPDKPALVWLKTFLQQLAG; encoded by the coding sequence ATGGCGAAGATATCCGTATTGGTTGGCACTGTGTATGGGAGTGCAAAAGCCTTGAGTGAGCAGTTGATTGCCAAGATTCATTCAGAAGGGCATGAAGTTGAATTGTTACATGAATATTCAGTTGAAGCGATAAAACAAAGTCATGTATTGCTTTGTGTCACCTCGACTACGGGCCAAGGAGAGATTCCGGATGATTTGGCGCCTCTGATTGAGCAATTACAGCGCTTACAACCGTCGTTAAACACCAAGCGATTTGCGGTGATAGGGTTGGGTGACAGTAGTTATGGTGAGACTTTTTGTGGTGCAGGCCGGCAAGTGGATAAAGTGTTTGAGCAATTATCAGCGCAGCGAATATTACCGCGATTAGAGATTGATGCTTGTGAATATTTTGAGCCAGATAAACCTGCGTTAGTCTGGCTTAAAACATTTTTGCAGCAATTGGCGGGGTAA
- the syd gene encoding SecY-interacting protein, producing the protein MVVQQELKQLLSQWHDKAVAHTGSAPLIEHDEQWPSPCEDMASEKEGWVQWQSVQRATPGEFEQLAKALEVPFHPSIAQFYGSFYSNNLPVTSHFGQFELLQAWSEDDFTRLQQNITGHVLMKRKLKQPPTVFIGLTNEEDLLLSIDCSNGDICLEYVGKKPHKVLTHDLAEFLSYCEADYRY; encoded by the coding sequence ATGGTAGTACAACAAGAATTAAAACAATTGTTATCTCAATGGCACGACAAGGCTGTTGCACATACAGGCAGTGCGCCGCTGATTGAGCATGATGAACAGTGGCCCAGTCCGTGTGAAGACATGGCATCGGAAAAAGAGGGCTGGGTTCAATGGCAAAGTGTGCAAAGAGCAACGCCAGGGGAGTTTGAGCAACTTGCAAAGGCTTTAGAAGTGCCGTTTCATCCTAGCATTGCACAGTTTTATGGCTCTTTTTATAGTAATAATTTGCCGGTGACTTCTCACTTTGGGCAGTTTGAATTACTGCAAGCTTGGAGTGAAGATGACTTTACCCGATTGCAGCAAAATATCACCGGTCATGTACTGATGAAGCGCAAACTCAAACAGCCCCCGACCGTTTTTATCGGTTTAACCAATGAAGAAGACTTGTTGCTGTCAATTGATTGCAGTAACGGTGACATTTGCCTCGAATATGTCGGTAAAAAGCCGCACAAAGTATTAACACACGATTTAGCTGAATTTCTTAGCTACTGTGAAGCGGACTATCGTTACTGA